One stretch of Prionailurus viverrinus isolate Anna chromosome C1, UM_Priviv_1.0, whole genome shotgun sequence DNA includes these proteins:
- the THRAP3 gene encoding thyroid hormone receptor-associated protein 3 isoform X2, which produces MSKTNKSKSGSRSSRSRSASRSRSRSFSKSRSRSRSVSRSRKRRLSSRSRSRSYSPAHNRERNHPRVYQNRDFRGHNRGYRRPYYFRGRNRGFYPWGQYNRGGYGNYRSNWQNYRQAYSPRRGRSRSRSPKRRSPSPRSRSHSRNSDKSSSDRSRRSSSSRSSSNHSRVESSKRKSAKEKKSSSKDSRPSQAAGDNQGDEAKEQTFSGGTSQDTKASDSSKPWPDATTYTAGSASRASAVSELSPRERSPALKSPLQSVVVRRRSPRPSPVPKPSPPLSSTSQMGSTLQSGAGYQAGTHQGPFDHGSGSLSPSKKSPVGKSPPATGSTYGSSQKEEAAAPGGAAYTKRYLEEQKTENGKDKEQKQTNTDKEKMKEKGSFSDTGLGDAKMKSDPFAPKTDAEKSFRGSQSPKRYKLRDDFEKKMADFHKEDMDGQDKDKAKGRKESEFDDEPKFMSKVIAGANKNQEEEKSGKWEGLVYAPPGKEKQRKTEELEEESFSERSKKEDRGGPKRTESGHRGFVPEKNFRVTAYKAVQEKSSSPPPRKTSESREKLGAKGDFSSGKSSFSITREAQVNVRMDSFDEDLARPSGLLAQERKLCRDLVHSNKKEQEFRSIFQHIQSAQSQRSPSELFAQHIVTIVHHVKEHHFGSSGMTLHERFTKYLKRGTEQEAAKNKKSPEIHRRIDISPSTFRKHGLAHDEMKSPREPGYKTEGKYKDDPVDLRLDIERRKKHKERDLKRGKSRESVDSRDSSHSRERSAEKTEKTHKGSKKQKKHRRARDRSRSSSSSSQSSHSYKAEEYTEETEEREESTTGFDKSRLGTKDFVGPSERGGRARGTFHDDREGEGSDKWVSRGRGRGAFPRGRGRFMFRKSSTSPKWAHDKFSGEEGEIEDDESGTENREEKDNLQPTTE; this is translated from the exons atgtcaaaaacaaacaaatccaagtCTGGATCTCGCTCTTCTCGCTCAAGATCTGCATCAAGATCTCGTTCTCGTTCATTTTCGAAGTCTCGGTCCAGAAGTCGATCTGTTTCTCGTTCAAGGAAGCGCAGGCTGAG TTCTAGGTCTCGTTCCAGATCATATTCTCCAGCTCataacagagagagaaatcaccCAAGAGTATATCAGAACCGGGATTTCCGAGGTCACAACAGAGGCTATAGAAGGCCCTATTATTTCCGTGGGCGCAACAGAGGCTTTTATCCGTGGGGCCAGTATAACCGAGGAGGCTATGGAAACTACCGCTCGAATTGGCAGAATTACCGGCAAGCATACAGTCCTCGTCGGGGCCGTTCCCGATCCCGGTCCCCAAAGAGAAGGTCCCCTTCACCGAGGTCCAGGAGCCATTCTAGAAACTCCGATAAGTCTTCCTCTGACAGGTCGAGGCGCTCCTCATCGTCTCGCTCTTCCTCCAACCACAGCCGAGTTGAATCTTCTAAGCGCAAGTCTGCAAAGGAGAAAAAGTCCTCTTCCAAGGATAGCCGGCCGTCTCAGGCTGCTGGGGATAACCAAGGAGATGAGGCCAAGGAGCAGACGTTCTCTGGAGGCACCTCTCAAGACACAAAAGCATCTGACAGCTCGAAACCGTGGCCAGATGCCACCACATACACTGCTGGTTCTGCGTCACGGGCCTCTGCAGTTTCTGAGTTGAGTCCCCGGGAGCGAAGCCCTGCTCTCAAAAGCCCGCTCCAGTCTGTGGTGGTGAGGCGGCGCTCACCCCGTCCTAGCCCTGTGCCAAAACCTAGCCCTCCACTTTCCAGCACGTCCCAGATGGGCTCAACTCTGCAGAGTGGTGCTGGGTACCAGGCCGGGACACACCAAGGTCCATTCGATCATGGCTCTGGGTCCTTGAGTCCATCCAAAAAGAGCCCCGTGGGTAAGAGTCCACCGGCCACTGGCTCCACGTATGGCTCGTCTCAAAAGGAGGAGGCTGCTGCTCCAGGAGGAGCAGCCTATACAAAGAG GTACCTAGAAGAGCAGAAGACAGAGAACGGAAAAGATaaggaacagaaacaaacaaacactgataaagagaaaatgaaagaaaaagggagcTTCTCTGACACGGGCTTGGGTGATGCGAAAATGAAATCTGATCCATTTGCTCCCAAAACTGATGCTGAAAAGTCTTTCCGGGGTAGCCAGTCTCCCAAAAGGTATAAGCTTCGAGATGACTTTGAGAAGAAGATGGCTGACTTCCATAAGGAGGACATGGATGGTCAAGATAAAGACAAAgcgaagggaaggaaggaatcagAGTTTGATGATGAACCCAAATTTATGTCGAAAGTTATAGCAGGTGCAAACAAAAACCAGGAGGAGGAGAAGTCCGGCAAATGGGAGGGCCTGGTGTATGCGCCtccaggaaaggaaaagcagaggaaaaccgaggagctggaggaggaatCTTTCTCAGAGAGATCCAAAAAGGAGGATCGGGGAGGGCCCAAGAGAACCGAAAGTGGGCACCGGGGGTTTGTGCCTGAAAAGAATTTCCGAGTGACCGCTTACAAAGCAGTCCAGGAGAAAAGCTCTTCACCTCCCCCGAGAAAGACCTCTGAGAGCCGAGAGAAGCTAGGAGCCAAAGGAGACTTTTCCTCAGGGAAGTCTTCCTTTTCTATTACTCGAGAGGCCCAGGTCAATGTCCGGATGGACTCTTTTGATGAGGACCTTGCCAG acCCAGTGGCTTATTGGCTCAGGAACGCAAGCTCTGTCGGGATCTAGTCCAtagcaacaaaaaggaacagGAATTTCGTTCCATTTTCCAGCACATACAGTCAGCTCAGTCTCAGCGGAGCCCCTCTGAACTGTTTGCCCAGCATATAGTGACCATTGTTCACCATGTTAAAG AGCATCACTTTGGGTCCTCAGGAATGACATTGCATGAGCGCTTTACTAAATACCTAAAGAGAGGAACTGAGCAGGAGGCGgctaaaaacaagaaaagcccAGAGATACACAG gaGGATAGACATTTCTCCCAGTACATTCAGAAAACATGGTTTGGCTCATGACGAAATGAAAAGCCCACGGGAACCTGGCTACAAG ACTGagggaaaatacaaagatgatCCTGTTGATCTCCGCCTTGATATTGAACGTCGTAAAAAACATAAGGAGAGAGATCTTAAACGAGGTAAATCAAGAGAATCAGTGGATTCCCGAGACTCAAGCCACTCGAGGGAAAGATCagctgagaaaacagagaaaactcATAAAGGATCAAAGAAGCAGAA GAAGCACCGGAGAGCGCGAGACCGGTCCAggtcatcttcctcttcctcccagtCATCCCACTCCTACAAAGCGGAAGAATACACTGAAGAGacggaggagagggaagagagcacCACAGGCTTTGACAAGTCCAGACTGGGGACCAAAGACTTCGTGGGTCCAAGCGAAAGAGGAGGCAGAGCTCGAGGGACCTTT cATGATGACCGTGAAGGCGAAGGCAGTGACAAGTGGGTGAGCCGGGGTCGGGGCCGAGGAGCCTTCCCCCGGGGCCGAGGCCGGTTCATGTTCCGGAAATCCAGCACCAGCCCCAAATGGGCCCATGACAAGTtcagtggggaggaaggggagattGAAGACGACGAGAGTGGGACAGAGAACCGAGAAGAGAAGGACAATTTACAGCCCACAACTGAGTAG
- the THRAP3 gene encoding thyroid hormone receptor-associated protein 3 isoform X1 — MSKTNKSKSGSRSSRSRSASRSRSRSFSKSRSRSRSVSRSRKRRLSSRSRSRSYSPAHNRERNHPRVYQNRDFRGHNRGYRRPYYFRGRNRGFYPWGQYNRGGYGNYRSNWQNYRQAYSPRRGRSRSRSPKRRSPSPRSRSHSRNSDKSSSDRSRRSSSSRSSSNHSRVESSKRKSAKEKKSSSKDSRPSQAAGDNQGDEAKEQTFSGGTSQDTKASDSSKPWPDATTYTAGSASRASAVSELSPRERSPALKSPLQSVVVRRRSPRPSPVPKPSPPLSSTSQMGSTLQSGAGYQAGTHQGPFDHGSGSLSPSKKSPVGKSPPATGSTYGSSQKEEAAAPGGAAYTKRYLEEQKTENGKDKEQKQTNTDKEKMKEKGSFSDTGLGDAKMKSDPFAPKTDAEKSFRGSQSPKRYKLRDDFEKKMADFHKEDMDGQDKDKAKGRKESEFDDEPKFMSKVIAGANKNQEEEKSGKWEGLVYAPPGKEKQRKTEELEEESFSERSKKEDRGGPKRTESGHRGFVPEKNFRVTAYKAVQEKSSSPPPRKTSESREKLGAKGDFSSGKSSFSITREAQVNVRMDSFDEDLARPSGLLAQERKLCRDLVHSNKKEQEFRSIFQHIQSAQSQRSPSELFAQHIVTIVHHVKEHHFGSSGMTLHERFTKYLKRGTEQEAAKNKKSPEIHRRIDISPSTFRKHGLAHDEMKSPREPGYKTEGKYKDDPVDLRLDIERRKKHKERDLKRGKSRESVDSRDSSHSRERSAEKTEKTHKGSKKQKKHRRARDRSRSSSSSSQSSHSYKAEEYTEETEEREESTTGFDKSRLGTKDFVGPSERGGRARGTFQFRARGRGWGRGNYSGNNNNNSNNDFQKRTREEEWDPEYTPKSKKYYLHDDREGEGSDKWVSRGRGRGAFPRGRGRFMFRKSSTSPKWAHDKFSGEEGEIEDDESGTENREEKDNLQPTTE, encoded by the exons atgtcaaaaacaaacaaatccaagtCTGGATCTCGCTCTTCTCGCTCAAGATCTGCATCAAGATCTCGTTCTCGTTCATTTTCGAAGTCTCGGTCCAGAAGTCGATCTGTTTCTCGTTCAAGGAAGCGCAGGCTGAG TTCTAGGTCTCGTTCCAGATCATATTCTCCAGCTCataacagagagagaaatcaccCAAGAGTATATCAGAACCGGGATTTCCGAGGTCACAACAGAGGCTATAGAAGGCCCTATTATTTCCGTGGGCGCAACAGAGGCTTTTATCCGTGGGGCCAGTATAACCGAGGAGGCTATGGAAACTACCGCTCGAATTGGCAGAATTACCGGCAAGCATACAGTCCTCGTCGGGGCCGTTCCCGATCCCGGTCCCCAAAGAGAAGGTCCCCTTCACCGAGGTCCAGGAGCCATTCTAGAAACTCCGATAAGTCTTCCTCTGACAGGTCGAGGCGCTCCTCATCGTCTCGCTCTTCCTCCAACCACAGCCGAGTTGAATCTTCTAAGCGCAAGTCTGCAAAGGAGAAAAAGTCCTCTTCCAAGGATAGCCGGCCGTCTCAGGCTGCTGGGGATAACCAAGGAGATGAGGCCAAGGAGCAGACGTTCTCTGGAGGCACCTCTCAAGACACAAAAGCATCTGACAGCTCGAAACCGTGGCCAGATGCCACCACATACACTGCTGGTTCTGCGTCACGGGCCTCTGCAGTTTCTGAGTTGAGTCCCCGGGAGCGAAGCCCTGCTCTCAAAAGCCCGCTCCAGTCTGTGGTGGTGAGGCGGCGCTCACCCCGTCCTAGCCCTGTGCCAAAACCTAGCCCTCCACTTTCCAGCACGTCCCAGATGGGCTCAACTCTGCAGAGTGGTGCTGGGTACCAGGCCGGGACACACCAAGGTCCATTCGATCATGGCTCTGGGTCCTTGAGTCCATCCAAAAAGAGCCCCGTGGGTAAGAGTCCACCGGCCACTGGCTCCACGTATGGCTCGTCTCAAAAGGAGGAGGCTGCTGCTCCAGGAGGAGCAGCCTATACAAAGAG GTACCTAGAAGAGCAGAAGACAGAGAACGGAAAAGATaaggaacagaaacaaacaaacactgataaagagaaaatgaaagaaaaagggagcTTCTCTGACACGGGCTTGGGTGATGCGAAAATGAAATCTGATCCATTTGCTCCCAAAACTGATGCTGAAAAGTCTTTCCGGGGTAGCCAGTCTCCCAAAAGGTATAAGCTTCGAGATGACTTTGAGAAGAAGATGGCTGACTTCCATAAGGAGGACATGGATGGTCAAGATAAAGACAAAgcgaagggaaggaaggaatcagAGTTTGATGATGAACCCAAATTTATGTCGAAAGTTATAGCAGGTGCAAACAAAAACCAGGAGGAGGAGAAGTCCGGCAAATGGGAGGGCCTGGTGTATGCGCCtccaggaaaggaaaagcagaggaaaaccgaggagctggaggaggaatCTTTCTCAGAGAGATCCAAAAAGGAGGATCGGGGAGGGCCCAAGAGAACCGAAAGTGGGCACCGGGGGTTTGTGCCTGAAAAGAATTTCCGAGTGACCGCTTACAAAGCAGTCCAGGAGAAAAGCTCTTCACCTCCCCCGAGAAAGACCTCTGAGAGCCGAGAGAAGCTAGGAGCCAAAGGAGACTTTTCCTCAGGGAAGTCTTCCTTTTCTATTACTCGAGAGGCCCAGGTCAATGTCCGGATGGACTCTTTTGATGAGGACCTTGCCAG acCCAGTGGCTTATTGGCTCAGGAACGCAAGCTCTGTCGGGATCTAGTCCAtagcaacaaaaaggaacagGAATTTCGTTCCATTTTCCAGCACATACAGTCAGCTCAGTCTCAGCGGAGCCCCTCTGAACTGTTTGCCCAGCATATAGTGACCATTGTTCACCATGTTAAAG AGCATCACTTTGGGTCCTCAGGAATGACATTGCATGAGCGCTTTACTAAATACCTAAAGAGAGGAACTGAGCAGGAGGCGgctaaaaacaagaaaagcccAGAGATACACAG gaGGATAGACATTTCTCCCAGTACATTCAGAAAACATGGTTTGGCTCATGACGAAATGAAAAGCCCACGGGAACCTGGCTACAAG ACTGagggaaaatacaaagatgatCCTGTTGATCTCCGCCTTGATATTGAACGTCGTAAAAAACATAAGGAGAGAGATCTTAAACGAGGTAAATCAAGAGAATCAGTGGATTCCCGAGACTCAAGCCACTCGAGGGAAAGATCagctgagaaaacagagaaaactcATAAAGGATCAAAGAAGCAGAA GAAGCACCGGAGAGCGCGAGACCGGTCCAggtcatcttcctcttcctcccagtCATCCCACTCCTACAAAGCGGAAGAATACACTGAAGAGacggaggagagggaagagagcacCACAGGCTTTGACAAGTCCAGACTGGGGACCAAAGACTTCGTGGGTCCAAGCGAAAGAGGAGGCAGAGCTCGAGGGACCTTT CAATTTCGAGccagagggagaggctggggcagaggcAACTACTCtggtaacaacaacaataacagcaacaacgaTTTTCAAAAGAGAACCCGGGAGGAGGAGTGGGACCCCGAGTACACACCCAAAAGCAAGAAGTATTACTTG cATGATGACCGTGAAGGCGAAGGCAGTGACAAGTGGGTGAGCCGGGGTCGGGGCCGAGGAGCCTTCCCCCGGGGCCGAGGCCGGTTCATGTTCCGGAAATCCAGCACCAGCCCCAAATGGGCCCATGACAAGTtcagtggggaggaaggggagattGAAGACGACGAGAGTGGGACAGAGAACCGAGAAGAGAAGGACAATTTACAGCCCACAACTGAGTAG